From the genome of Miscanthus floridulus cultivar M001 chromosome 10, ASM1932011v1, whole genome shotgun sequence, one region includes:
- the LOC136486360 gene encoding uncharacterized protein: protein METLPGYLQDVKPRHLGLDCDVLLLTSIAKGKSSPEWDKFSHIKQVKAYADDDDNNIQRKWYVKYTGDPFSFKTNINVSADASGDESVVGRSGENFKGQNRRRMCQCGTTEGVIKVPVCDLHGQKEPWNRHRFD from the exons ATGGAAACACTCCCTGGATATTTGCAGGACGTAAAGCCAAGGCATTTGGGTCTAGACTGTGATGTCCTGTTGCTCACTTCCATAGCTAAAGGAAAATCTAGCCCTGAGTGGGACAAGTTTAGCCATATCAAGCAGGTCAAGGCATATgcagatgatgatgacaacaacatTCAAAGGAAGTGGTACGTGAAGTACACAGGCGATCCATTCAGCTTCAAGACAAACATCAACGTCTCTGCTGACGCTTCAG GGGATGAAAGTGTTGTTGGACGAAGTGGAGAAAATTTCAAGGGACAAAATCGAAGAAGAATGTGTCAATGTGGAACAACTGAGGGAGTAATCAA AGTGCCCGTCTGTGACCTACATGGACAGAAGGAACCTTGGAACCGTCATCGCTTTGACTGA